A segment of the Candidatus Protochlamydia naegleriophila genome:
AGTCTTATCCAAGAGGGAGCCAGGAACTGCGCGGTCCGTTTAGCCGTTTCCAACCAAAAGATACGATTCAATGGTTTGAAAGGAGAGGGGTCCAGCTTAAGACTGAAGAAGATGGACGCATGTTTCCAATTACAGACAACTCTGAAACGATTATCGCTTGCTTGCAGCAAGCTGCCCGTCAAGCGGGTGTGGACATCCGGCTTGAGTGTGGCATTCAACAGATCATTCGGGAAGAAACTGGATTTACCTTGTCGTTGATCAATGGAGAGACTTTAGCCTGCGATCGCCTTTTAATGGCTACTGGGAGTACACCTAAAATGTATCCTTTATTGGAATCGCTCGGACATTCGATCATTCCACTCGTCCCTTCTCTCTTTACTTTCAATATTCCAGATTCTCCATTCATCGACTTGGCGGGTGTTTCTGTGTCGCCTGCTCAGGTCAGTTTAATCGATCTTGCCCTCTCGCAAACAGGCCCTTTGCTTATTACTCATTGGGGATTGAGCGGACCGGCTGTTCTCAAGCTGTCGGCATGGGCGGCAAGAGAGCTACATGCTTTAGATTATCGAACGAATGTGGAAATTAATTGGCTTCCTGAATCGACTGAAGAGGAGCTCCGCCAAATTATTGGGAGAATGAAGCAAACGAATCCAGCTAAGCAAGTGGGGACAGAGTCTCCTTTTGAACTTCCAAAACAACTCTGGAAGGCATTTGTACAATTGGCTGGGATTGAACAGGAGCTTAGATGGTCTATGTTGTCAAATAAACACATCCAAGCTTTGCTTGCCCAGATTCGAGCTAGCCGTTTCCAGATTCAAGGCAAGACCACCTACAAACAAGAATTTGTGACGTGTGGCGGTGTGAATTTGAGCGAAGTCAATTTTAAAACTATGGAGAGCCGCCGTTGCCCAGGCCTCTTTTTCGCTGGCGAAATTTTGAACATCGACGGCATTACAGGGGGCTTTAATTTTCAAAATGCCTGGACAACGAGTTGGATTGCCGGCCAATCGATGGGGATGGTGTAAGTGCCCATCTCATTGGGTCTTTCTAAACTACTTTTGTGCACAAATAAACATTGAGCTAGCATCTTTCGTTTAAATCCTGATTGAATTTATTTTTAATTAATGCGGAATTTATAATGTGTAACTCTAATTGAAATACATTTAGAGAGATTTGTTTTGTACTCTTTGCATTCAGTGCAGGGGAGTCCATGAGTTAGAATCAAATTGAAGGTTGACATTCAGGGATCATTTTTCTAAGATGAAGAAATAATTCAACCAAGTCCTTCCGAACTCGGAATGAGAAGGGGCCAGAGAATGAGCGCAAGCCGCTCAAAACTTTCTCTGAGTCTTAAATGTATCAACCAAACAATCATTTCATCAGCTTTCTTTCTTTTTAGGAGAGGTGGCTGACGCAAAATAAAGACTA
Coding sequences within it:
- a CDS encoding NAD(P)/FAD-dependent oxidoreductase yields the protein MSQKTLTHVVVGGGAAGFFGAITCSEYYPDHRVILLEKTRQPLAKVRISGGGRCNVTHSCFDPAVLVKSYPRGSQELRGPFSRFQPKDTIQWFERRGVQLKTEEDGRMFPITDNSETIIACLQQAARQAGVDIRLECGIQQIIREETGFTLSLINGETLACDRLLMATGSTPKMYPLLESLGHSIIPLVPSLFTFNIPDSPFIDLAGVSVSPAQVSLIDLALSQTGPLLITHWGLSGPAVLKLSAWAARELHALDYRTNVEINWLPESTEEELRQIIGRMKQTNPAKQVGTESPFELPKQLWKAFVQLAGIEQELRWSMLSNKHIQALLAQIRASRFQIQGKTTYKQEFVTCGGVNLSEVNFKTMESRRCPGLFFAGEILNIDGITGGFNFQNAWTTSWIAGQSMGMV